The Apodemus sylvaticus chromosome 17, mApoSyl1.1, whole genome shotgun sequence genome contains a region encoding:
- the Slc16a8 gene encoding monocarboxylate transporter 3, translating into MGAGSPRRGAGPPDGGWGWVVLGACFVITGFAYGFPKAVSVFFRELKRDFGAGYSDTAWVSSIMLAMLYGTGPLSSILVTRFGCRPVMLAGGLLASAGMILASFASRLLELYLTAGVLTGLGLALNFQPSLIMLGLYFERRRPLANGLAAAGSPVFLSTLSPLGQLLGERFGWRGGFLLFGGLLLHCCACGAVMRPPPGPPPRRDPAPPGGRARRQRLLDVAVCTDRAFVVYVITKFLMALGLFVPAILLVNYAKDAGVPDAEAAFLLSIVGFVDIVARPACGALAGLGRLRPHVPYLFSLALLANGLTDLISARARSYGTLVAFCIAFGLSYGMVGALQFEVLMATVGAPRFPSALGLVLLVEAVAVLIGPPSAGRLVDALKNYEIIFYLAGSEVALAGVFMAVTTYCCLRCSKDIPPGPSAEGGTSDTEDVEAERDSEAMPAGTEEPSSLDALEVLGPRAGSPEPEEEAVPKP; encoded by the exons ATGGGTGCTGGCAGCCCGCGGCGGGGTGCTGGCCCTCCGGATGGTGGCTGGGGCTGGGTGGTGCTGGGCGCCTGCTTCGTGATCACGGGCTTCGCCTATGGCTTCCCTAAAGCTGTGAGTGTCTTCTTCCGGGAGCTCAAGCGCGACTTCGGGGCAGGTTACAGTGACACAGCCTGGGTGTCCTCCATCATGCTGGCCATGCTCTACGGCACAG GTCCCTTGTCCAGCATCCTCGTGACGCGCTTTGGTTGTCGCCCGGTGATGCTGGCCGGTGGACTGCTGGCTTCAGCGGGCATGATTTTGGCTTCCTTTGCCTCACGCCTCCTGGAGTTGTACCTGACGGCTGGGGTGCTCACAG GCCTGGGCCTGGCTCTGAACTTCCAGCCGTCGCTCATCATGCTGGGGCTCTACTTCGAGCGGAGACGGCCCCTGGCCAATGGCCTGGCAGCAGCGGGCAGCCCTGTGTTTCTGTCCACGCTGTCGCCTCTCGGGCAGTTGCTGGGGGAGCGCTTCGGCTGGCGTGGCGGCTTCCTGCTGTTTGGTGGCCTGCTGCTGCACTGTTGCGCCTGTGGGGCTGTCATGCGTCCGCCCCCCGGACCCCCGCCGCGCCGAGACCCTGCGCCCCCAGGAGGCCGGGCTCGCCGGCAGCGGCTGCTGGACGTGGCAGTGTGCACCGACCGTGCTTTCGTGGTGTATGTGATCACCAAGTTCCTGATGGCGCTCGGGCTCTTTGTGCCTGCCATCCTGCTGGTGAACTACGCCAAGGACGCGGGCGTGCCTGATGCCGAGGCCGCCTTCTTGTTGTCCATCGTGGGCTTCGTGGACATCGTGGCACGGCCGGCGTGTGGTGCTTTGGCGGGCCTGGGGCGCCTGAGACCCCACGTCCCCTACCTCTTCAGCCTGGCCCTGCTGGCCAATGGACTCACGGACCTGATTAGCGCGCGTGCGCGCTCCTACGGCACCCTCGTGGCTTTCTGCATCGCCTTCGGCCTCTCTTACGGCATGGTGGGGGCGCTGCAGTTCGAGGTGCTCATGGCGACCGTGGGCGCGCCCCGCTTCCCCAGCGCGTTGGGCCTAGTACTGCTCGTGGAGGCCGTGGCTGTGCTCATTGGACCGCCCTCTGCCG GCCGCCTGGTGGATGCTCTGAAGAACTATGAGATCATCTTCTACCTCGCTGGCTCTGAAGTGGCCTTGGCGGGAGTCTTCATGGCAGTCACCACCTACTGCTGCCTGCGCTGCTCTAAGGACATCCCACCAGGTCCATCTGCTGAGGGAGGGACCAGTGACACGGAAGATGTGGAGGCTGAGAGGGACTCTGAGGCAATGCCTGCCGGCACCGAGGAGCCCAGCAGCCTTGACGCTCTGGAGGTGCTGGGTCCCCGGGCTGGGTCCCCAGAACCAGAAGAGGAGGCAGTGCCTAAGCCATGA
- the Baiap2l2 gene encoding brain-specific angiogenesis inhibitor 1-associated protein 2-like protein 2, whose amino-acid sequence MSELWRMERKRDKNAREMKESVNRLHAQMQAFVSESKRAAELEEKRRYRFLAEKHLLLSNTFLQFLGRARGMLQNRVLLWKEQTEASRSPRAHSPGLLGSALGPPYPSGRLTPTRLDMPPRSLGEYGSPRSRHGSGSYGPEPAEARSASQLEPDRRSLPRTPSASSLYASSAQRSRSNSFGERLGGGVARRVRALVSHSEGANHTLLRFSAGDVVEVLVPEAQNGWLYGKLEGSSASGWFPEAYVKPLEEMPANAMNPVAPMNSMAPMSPMNELPSRSYPLRGSHSLDDLLDRPGNPTGPSEYWDSQSRSRTPSRAPSRAPSPAPPPLPSSRRSSVGSMGAATDVKKLMSWEQNPPELFPRGTNPFATVKLRPTVTNDRSAPLIR is encoded by the exons ATGTCTGAGCTATGGCGCATGGAACGCAAGAGAGACAAGAACGCGCGGGAGATGAAG GAGAGCGTGAACCGGCTGCACGCGCAGATGCAGGCCTTCGTGTCCGAGAGCAAGCGCGCCGCCGAGCTAGAGGAGAAGCGGCGCTACCGCTTCCTGGCCGAGAAGCACCTGCTGCTCTCCAACACTTTCCTGCAGTTCTTGGGCCGG GCCCGGGGGATGCTGCAGAACCGCGTGTTGCTATGGAAGGAGCAGACAGAGGCTAGCCGCAGCCCGCGTGCCCACTCTCCGGGGCTGCTGGGCTCCGCGCTGGGGCCGCCCTACCCCTCGGGCCGCCTGACGCCCACCCGGCTGGACATG CCCCCGAGGTCCCTGGGAGAGTACGGCTCCCCCCGCAGCCGGCACGGCTCCGGCTCCTACGGCCCCGAGCCCGCCGAGGCGAGGTCCGCGTCCCAGTTGGAGCCAGACCGCCGATCGCTGCCCCGGACGCCGTCGGCCT CCTCTCTGTACGCTAGCAGCGCCCAGCGCTCGCGGTCCAATTCCTTCGGCGAGCGCCTGGGTGGCGGGGTTGCCAGGAGAGTCCGCGCCCTGGTCTCCCACTCGGAGGGTGCCAACCACACGCTGCTGCGCTTCTCGGCTGGAGATGTAGTTGAGGTGCTGGTGCCCGAAGCTCAGAACGGCTGGCTCTACGGCAAGCTGGAGGGCTCGTCCGC GAGCGGCTGGTTCCCTGAGGCCTATGTGAAACCTTTGGAGGAGATGCCAGCGAATGCCATGAACCCGGTGGCCCCTATGAACTCCATGGCCCCCATGAGCCCTATGAATGAACTGCCTTCCAG GTCCTACCCCCTCCGGGGCAGCCACAGCCTTGATGACCTCTTGGACCGGCCAGGCAATCCCACAGGACCTTCAGAATACTGGGATAGTCAGTCCCGCTCCCGGACCCCGAGCCGTGCCCCCAGCCGTGCCCCCAGCCCCGCACCCCCGCCCTTGCCCAGCAGCAGGCGCAGCAGTGTGGGCAGCATGGGGGCAGCCACCGATGTCAAG AAACTTATGTCCTGGGAACAGAACCCCCCAGAGCTCTTTCCACG GGGCACAAATCCCTTTGCCACCGTGAAGCTGCGTCCCACTGTCACCAACGACCGCTCAGCACCCCTCATCCGCTGA